From a region of the Streptomyces sp. NBC_00193 genome:
- the ftsE gene encoding cell division ATP-binding protein FtsE has translation MIRFDNVSKSYPKQSRPALRDVSLDISKGEFVFLVGSSGSGKSTFMRLILREERASHGQVHVLGKDLAKLSNWKVPQMRRQLGTVFQDFRLLPNKSVADNVAFAQEVIGRPRGEIKKAVPQVLELVGLGGKEDRMPGELSGGEQQRVAIARAFVNRPALLIADEPTGNLDPQTSVGIMKLLDRINRTGTTVIMATHDQQIVDQMRKRVIELEQGRLVRDQSRGVYGYQH, from the coding sequence GTGATCCGATTCGACAACGTCTCCAAGTCCTACCCGAAGCAGAGCCGCCCGGCACTCAGAGATGTCTCCCTGGACATTTCGAAGGGCGAGTTCGTCTTCCTGGTCGGCTCCTCCGGCTCCGGCAAGTCCACCTTCATGCGGCTCATCCTGCGCGAGGAGCGGGCGAGCCACGGCCAGGTGCACGTCCTGGGCAAGGACCTCGCCAAGCTCTCCAACTGGAAGGTTCCGCAGATGCGGCGCCAGCTGGGGACCGTATTCCAGGACTTCCGCCTCCTGCCCAACAAGTCGGTGGCCGACAACGTGGCCTTCGCCCAGGAGGTCATCGGCAGACCGCGCGGCGAGATCAAGAAGGCCGTTCCCCAGGTTCTGGAGCTCGTCGGCCTCGGCGGCAAAGAGGACCGGATGCCCGGCGAGCTCTCCGGCGGTGAGCAGCAGCGCGTGGCCATCGCCCGTGCCTTCGTCAACCGGCCGGCTCTGCTGATCGCGGACGAGCCCACAGGCAACCTGGACCCCCAGACCTCCGTCGGCATCATGAAGCTGCTGGACCGGATCAACCGGACCGGCACCACCGTGATCATGGCGACCCATGACCAGCAGATCGTCGACCAGATGCGCAAGCGCGTCATCGAACTCGAGCAGGGCCGTCTCGTCCGCGACCAGTCGCGCGGCGTCTACGGCTACCAGCACTGA
- the ftsX gene encoding permease-like cell division protein FtsX, which yields MRAQFVMSEIGVGLRRNLTMTFAVIISVSLSLALFGGSLLMRDQVSKMKGYWYDKVNVSIYLCNKSDAEATNGASCSKGAVTPEQKQALETELKGMDLVEAVTYESSDEAFKHYKEQFGHTALAASITPDQMPESFRVKLKQPEKYKVITTSFSGRDGVQSVEDQRTVLDNLFRLLGYLNWAALGIMLIMLVVALLLIVNTVRVSAFSRRRETGIMRLVGASSFYIQVPFIMEAAFAGLIGALLACGMLGAGQYFVIDHGAALRDKMELINFIGWDSVLTKLPLVLVIGVLMPSLAAFIALRKYLKV from the coding sequence ATGCGCGCCCAGTTCGTCATGTCGGAGATCGGGGTCGGTCTCCGCCGCAATCTGACCATGACCTTCGCGGTCATCATCTCCGTATCCCTCTCGCTGGCCCTGTTCGGCGGGTCCCTGCTCATGCGCGACCAGGTGAGCAAGATGAAGGGGTACTGGTACGACAAGGTCAACGTCTCCATCTACCTCTGCAACAAGAGCGACGCCGAGGCGACCAACGGGGCCTCCTGCTCCAAGGGCGCGGTGACCCCGGAGCAGAAGCAGGCCCTGGAGACCGAGCTCAAGGGCATGGACCTCGTCGAGGCCGTCACCTACGAGTCCTCCGACGAGGCCTTCAAGCACTACAAGGAGCAGTTCGGGCACACCGCCCTGGCCGCGTCCATCACCCCGGACCAGATGCCCGAGTCCTTCCGGGTGAAGCTCAAGCAGCCGGAGAAGTACAAGGTCATCACGACCTCCTTCTCCGGGCGGGACGGGGTCCAGTCGGTGGAGGACCAGCGCACCGTGCTGGACAACCTCTTCAGACTCCTCGGCTACCTCAACTGGGCCGCCCTCGGCATCATGCTGATCATGCTGGTCGTGGCCCTGCTGCTGATCGTCAACACGGTGCGCGTCTCGGCCTTCAGCCGTCGGCGCGAAACCGGGATCATGCGCCTGGTGGGCGCCTCCAGCTTCTACATTCAGGTGCCGTTCATCATGGAGGCCGCCTTCGCCGGCCTGATCGGCGCGCTGCTCGCGTGCGGGATGCTCGGCGCGGGCCAGTACTTCGTGATCGACCACGGCGCCGCACTGCGCGACAAGATGGAGCTCATCAACTTCATCGGCTGGGACTCGGTCCTGACCAAGCTGCCGCTCGTCCTGGTCATCGGCGTCCTGATGCCCTCCCTGGCCGCCTTCATCGCGTTGCGCAAGTACCTGAAGGTTTGA
- a CDS encoding transposase, which translates to MAAIAEGGKAGHARYTYRLRVSSKARTALLSEWARCRWVWNQCVATSRAAHKPEEKCGPAGLDRMLTGWRGEHEWLRAGGSVPQQQAVRDFATSRTKVLKDMKARLPVLRRSGMPRFKKRAVAHPTLNYTRRGFRLKDARLCLAGGISLTVVWSRELPTDPSSVRIHRDSLGHWYASFVVRTEPQPLPSTGAAIGIDWGVKETATTTSDDHDLPHPEHGRKAAGKLAGYQRMMARRKPRRGQAVSNGYRKARRQAAKAHKKIARQRQDTARKWAKRVVTDFDHLAVEDFRPKFLAKSTMARKAADAAISATKHELITMARKHGRDLRLVHPAHTTMDCGRCGARTKHALPLSERTYTCTACGAVSPRDKNSARVMLVRAGLDPATADRVRPGGPPARQAA; encoded by the coding sequence ATGGCGGCAATCGCAGAGGGCGGGAAGGCCGGGCACGCCCGGTACACCTACCGGCTGCGCGTGTCGTCCAAAGCCCGCACAGCCCTGCTGTCCGAGTGGGCCCGGTGCCGGTGGGTGTGGAACCAATGTGTCGCCACATCCCGGGCGGCACACAAGCCCGAAGAGAAGTGTGGACCCGCCGGCCTCGACAGGATGCTGACCGGGTGGCGCGGTGAGCACGAGTGGCTGCGCGCGGGTGGGAGTGTGCCGCAGCAGCAAGCCGTCCGGGACTTCGCCACGTCACGCACCAAAGTGTTGAAGGACATGAAGGCACGCTTGCCGGTGCTGCGGCGGTCCGGGATGCCCCGGTTCAAGAAGAGGGCTGTCGCGCATCCGACCCTCAACTACACCCGCCGTGGCTTTCGGCTGAAGGATGCCCGCCTGTGTCTGGCGGGCGGGATATCGCTGACCGTGGTGTGGTCGCGGGAACTGCCCACCGACCCGTCCAGTGTGCGCATCCACCGCGACAGCCTCGGCCACTGGTACGCCTCCTTCGTCGTCCGGACAGAGCCGCAGCCGCTCCCGTCGACCGGTGCGGCGATCGGTATCGACTGGGGCGTGAAGGAGACCGCGACCACCACCAGCGACGACCACGACCTCCCGCACCCCGAGCACGGGAGGAAGGCTGCCGGAAAGCTGGCCGGCTACCAGCGGATGATGGCCCGCCGGAAGCCCCGGCGCGGACAGGCCGTCTCGAATGGCTACCGCAAGGCCAGGCGCCAGGCCGCGAAGGCCCACAAGAAGATCGCCCGGCAACGTCAGGACACGGCCCGCAAATGGGCCAAGCGCGTCGTGACGGACTTCGATCACTTGGCGGTGGAAGACTTCCGGCCGAAGTTCCTCGCGAAGTCCACCATGGCCCGCAAGGCCGCGGACGCGGCGATCTCGGCCACCAAGCACGAGCTGATCACCATGGCGCGCAAGCACGGCCGCGATCTACGGCTCGTGCATCCCGCACACACCACCATGGACTGCGGACGATGCGGAGCGAGAACCAAGCACGCACTGCCGCTGTCGGAACGTACCTACACGTGCACCGCGTGCGGAGCCGTGTCCCCCAGGGACAAGAACTCCGCACGCGTGATGCTCGTCCGGGCTGGTCTCGACCCGGCTACCGCTGATCGCGTAAGACCTGGCGGGCCGCCGGCCCGCCAGGCAGCGTGA